Within Pempheris klunzingeri isolate RE-2024b chromosome 24, fPemKlu1.hap1, whole genome shotgun sequence, the genomic segment CAAACATATCACATGACACAACACAACTTCCCGTGTCATAACCACAAGCTCACAAGTTCCACTTTAAGGCAGCATATCCCTAGCTGGGCTTCATTTGGCCCTTCTGGTTAGAAATGTAGCACCAGTAAGGACAGCAATGGCACTTTAAATGAAGTGCAGAGAGTTTGTGAGTTTGAAAGATGCCTCAGTGGTCCTCTAGTGTCTCGAGGGATGCTGGGTCTTTTACACGGATAGCTGCGTACTCTGAAGTCTCCTCCATTGGCCTCCGTGGCCGAACAGCAGCCCTCGGAGGGAGCTGATGGTTGAGGGCAGCGTACACCAAactcccctcttcctccaccgttttcccctgtctctccctgtcctcATGCCCCTTGCCGTAAACATGCTCATTGTCTCTTGGTAACGGCATCTCATTGGGCTGTGAGGGTGGTCTCTTTCTCCGAGTAGATCTCCTTGATGGCAGCTCAGAGGGGCTTCCTCTTGGCTGGGACTGGAGGCTGGCGTCTTGGAGGGGTTGCTCGACCATGGGAATCGCCATGTACTGCAAGCATCCAAGAAAAAAGTTCgatgttaaaatgtttgaagaaataaaaatgggaCAAGGTGGCTCTGAGATTAAAGCATGTCCTTTTCTTACCTGATTATCAGTTTGAATGTCTTTCTTTGGTTTCCCTGCATGATGACATTTTGATGAAATAAGTCACGATATTGCTCTGTATTGCTTATTATATACTTGGTGGCATTTTATCTTGGAAAAGAACATCCCCTTTGATACTTAAAAAAATCTCAACATCTCACCTTTACACCCTTGCATTGATGCGACAGATATAATTATCACTATGACGACGAATGCCACGATCCCAGCAGCGGTGTACACATACATCCAGACATTTTCCGTGGGTTCAGGAGCCATAGTTGGGCTATCtgcaagaaaaagaggaagtttgacTCAATATGAACATGTTGATGTAATTAAACGTACTTAATATAGGCTACAGTGTTTGAAAGAGCAAAACACGTGCTTTAGGATTCAGATTACTGATAGAAAATGAAGGAATTGAAAGCATGTGGAACAGCAGTGTTGCAGCAAAGCACAATATATAAGCTTTTCTTACTTGTGTCAGTCTTCTGTGTAACAGTGGTATTCTCACTCGGTCTAGAGTCTTAATGACACAAAGATAGAAGGAGAATttcatgtcagaaatgtgtttacACTTTCAAGTGAAATCAACCTGTAGTTCTGCATTTGTccattaattataaaacatgtattaaaTTGCTGGAAAATTCACACTCACCATCGACAGAGACGATGATGACATGACCCACACTGCCTCCACTGAGACACTGATACACACCTGAGTCACTTCTGAGTACGTTTTGAAAGACCAAAGATGCTGTTCCTTGTGAATGGTTTAAAGTAATCCACTCTGTTTTAATGTGACTGCTGATAATGACAGGGACAGAAGTATTCCCAATTTTATTCCAGGAGACTGTTGGTGGTTGATTGTTGCAGAAAACAACCGGGCACTGAATCCTGAGCTCTTCCCCATGTGAAGCTTCATAATGTGTGCCGCGGTGTATTCTGATTTCAATTTCACAATTTGAATCTTCacctgaaaaatgaaaatggcacAGAACATGCAGGTTattgaaaaaatggaaaaagaatgTAGTTTTGTGATGAGTGGAAACACATTTCGCATGAGATTCGGTAGTTGAAGGAACTGAGACGGAGCTCCAGCTAAAGTACAGTGTCTCAAGGGGAACTTTAAACCCACGTATCTGAACTTCACCTTTTACAGACCTTGATGAATATTAATGACTTGAACTGAACACTACGCAAATGTTTGTTTCCACACCAGATATTCCAACATTCATAAATGTTGAGCTGGAGTTCATTATTGACTTTTCTTGAGTGAAGAAAACCAGCCTggtttctctctcagctttgTGATGACAGCACTCTCAGAGCTGATACAGTGAGCGTTAGtagaactctggtatttttcaACCTGGGTCTAAGTTTACATATTACGGGTTCGAAATGACTGGTGTgcacaaaaggttttggaattggtcctgtAGATCGCCTCCACAGGCAGCTGAGAACGGGTGGCAAATGAGccacaatggctgtaatgtaatcctatGGGGCAATTGCATCCAGTTAAGGTGTGTCCACTAAAAGTGAAAGTTTTTGCCACTGAAGGacagaacaaaaacaggaagtaaagtCAACCTTGTGACATTTACTGTGACATGAGAGCAGACCAACAGACTAATATCTGTGCTACAGAACTGGATCACTGGTTTTTGAAGTATTTCCATCATGAGACCTAACCACTACCCAACTGTTCTTTATGTCCTCACTCTGGAAGCTGATAGTacgtttttcttattttatctaCATCACTGAATAACCTGAGCCCTGCAGTCTTTTCATCTCAGCGGTTTAGTAACAAATTCCCGAATAGGAATCAGACAAAAGGTGTTTTGTGAAGTTAAAGGTTATAAAGACTGAAACGTTTTAAAGAAGAAACCATAGAATTGACTTACAGGCAAATACATGAATGACACTGAAGTCAttcactgtttaaaaaaaaaaaaagaaaagatatcaCATCAGTGGTGTTTTGAGGATGAAGGAACCATTACAAACGAGAAATTATAAATATGGCCTCCCTAGTGTGAAAAACACGGGGAGATCGAGTGGGTAGCCGATCGATAAAGCCAATGTGTACGCCTAAGTTAgaggaaatgttaaaaatatgtCTCGCTTTAATATTTGCATAAAATCTCTGATTGTTTCCAAGAAGCTCCCacgtgtgtgaaaacacccTCCTGTTGTGGAAGTAGTTAACCTAAAGTACCATTTTTAACATCTGAAACAAGTTTTTGTCAGTTCAACCGACATCCATGGTTAAATTTACATACGCTTAAAGACAAGCACATGGGGTATAGCATAATCACATTCACACTCCAATTACAACTTTTACACCAAAGTGAGCCACTCATGGAGTTTGCCAGATTACTACACCAACCAGTGCAGTtgcattttaaatctaaatccTGTGTCGACAACGCCACTTTAAAGTTCATAACCTTTACAGAAATCAGGCCTAATGGTTAAAATGTCTCCCCATCAAACTAAAATAGCTGACTTTCTAACCCAAATACCTGATCTGACACATTTCAGACCTGCAGAGGAAAGACTACACAAATACTGAGACAGCACAATGTGCAAAAAGGTTCTTACTGTCAGCGTTTAAGGTGAGAAGCTGCGCTGCCAAGATGAACACATGCAGGCAGGTCCAGCAGTGGTTAGGCCTCATGATGGGAATGGTCAGAAATCCTCCGTTCATCTTTCAAGTGTGAACTGCTCCTCCaagcacatcatcatcatcatcatcacagagaATTGGAGATATTTCACAACATGCTGCTTCCTCTTTCTACTCTCTGCTCACTCCCTTCCTACCTCTGCCTCTTTCCCTTGTAAGGTAGGGGCGTGAGCGTACTAGAGGGGAGTGAAGGTCGGTGGGTGGTCTCGCTTCTGCAAATGTTGCAGGTCCAACGCACAATGCAGCGAAACATCTCAGATTAGGGGGTTCCCACAGCCCCAGGTGCCATACAGCGATGGCAAAGATCTCATGTTTTACTAAAATCTTCCTCTTTCACATTACCCTTCTTGTCATCTCCGAGTCCTCTTACAGTCTGCACACCTTGACAGCAGCTTCATCACTTCTTGGAAGTGTATGTGGTTCACCCTCTTCAAGCTGACTTCCTCTACAttctcctttcctttcatctTCACCATCTGTGTCTACTGCAAACTTGTGCGGCCCTGTGCATAACGATGTGGTTTCAGTGGAGGGTATACAGTGCACTGTAGAGGAGATTGGGATGCTGTGGCCTCTTGAGCTTTAATGCCCActctgttgatgtgtgtgtgtggttgctgtGAGTCAGCACCATCAGCCCGTGGACTGCTTGTCTGTCAGCGGCTCAGGCTCATTCAGGTTTTAATCTAGGCAGCGTGTTAAGGGGCTCGACCTACAGTTAAGACAGAATGTCAGGATCTCAGACTCTGCAGCTTCCATTTTAACTATTTCAATGCAAGTGGGTCCCTTTAAATCTCTGGAGAAATAAGCACAGTGAGAGGGAAGTACAATATGGAAAAATACTCCAATCAAAGCTATAAGTATAGGCTAGTTTTGCATCATATTAGAagcagtttgcatgttttaaaatattttcctgCAGGGTAGCTGTAATTGTAGTGatgtaaaaagtacaacatttctctatgaaatgcagcaaagtaaaatggaaaaatactcATCTACTGTGTACaactaagaaaataaaatacaatataaagaTATTACGTGAAAGCAACTATACCtcactgtaaaaatacaagTGTACTTTTTTAGACTTATTATCAAGCGTGTACTTaagagtaaaagtactcagaaAAGATGTTTGGATTAATTTAGGGCATTCACGCAAATGAGATCAACAGTgttatttgaaaacaaaaagtcaatCACTGTTTTTGAGGAATAAATAATTTTCCTGGAGCAACAGCGCACATATGTGGCGTTCACAGTCAGTGCATGTTGGCCGGCGGTACCGACTGCGCAGTCGCTAATCCTTGTACGTAATGACGTACCTCATTACGTCTTCGACGAGCCGAAAATGGCGGAGTACCTGGCATCCATTTTCGgcacagaaaaagacaagtaagttttatttaatatttcagttaaTTAGGGCCTTCAAGGTGAGTTTTACTCTAAGAGTAGTTGCAGCGGATCTTTTTCATCGCCAGCGGGGTTCAGTTTGTTGCAGCAGCGCTGATGAATGTCCTAGTTAAGCTTACATTAGCAACAGGAAGCTAACGCTCCGCTAACGCATTGAATGAAATCAGGAAGGCACCTCGGCTAACCTGCAGCTACTGTGCTATTGGTTTGCGCCAAAATGTGTcgattttcaaaatgttcacgAGTTTGTGGGTACACAGGTTAACACTGAAAGCATGTTTTGTAGCGTATTTAATTGCCAAATATTGTGTAGGCTAATCAATGAGCTTGTTAATAGAGTAACTACGCTTAGCTACCCTGCTCAGGCGgactgttttgttctgtttgacCGGTGGAGAGCAGCAAAAGGTCCTACACGTTTGTGGTCAATTAACTATTAGCGATTTCCAAATTTCAATATCGCGATATgtttatcatatatttattgCAGCAGCGTGACAATTAATTGGAATAACGTAAGACTATTTACCTTAGTGCAAGTGGTGGGCTCTGATATAGCCAAATACAACAGTGTTTAAGAGCCAAGACATCTacattcaattcattcattcaaataagTGGAGATACAAAACAGttacaatttaaaataaagtaataagaAATTATTAAGTGTTGTGGTAACTTACCCTTAGCACACTTTAGTTTTGTACCACGGTAATGACATACCTCAATTTCACCACTTTCAGCACTTATTAaactagttttttttaaaggaggtGTTTGGAAAATGATGCTGGAATGTGATcttattctttatttctatattctAAACAAATCCGTGCAGTTTATTGATCTAACTAACAAGTATTGTCTGTGTATCCAAAGGCTGGTAtagcttattcctctgtgctgaaaacatgtcagtgaGCTACACAGGTGCTCCTTCATTATAATGAACATGGGAACTgtgttttgattattattattttttttttttcactattctTTCTTTTCTAGGGTCAATTGCTCCTTCTATTTTAAAATTGGCGCCTGCAGACATGGAGACCGCTGCTCGAGATTGCACAACAAACCAACCTTCAGCCAGGTAATCCCAAGCCAAGTTCCCCTCCAGAAAGAATTGACAAATCACTGGTAATAGTTAATGGACtgcttttatattattttccTACCCTGACGATTACAACAAAGCGCTTGTGccattcaaacacactcacacactgatagCGGAAGATGTGCCATGCAAGGCGCCGGCCTGTCAAATCAAAGCTGATCTGCTTGCAACAtacatcaaacattttaatctAGCATGTGAATGTAACTCTCAGACGTGGCCTGTTTCATTTGGCTTTAGACCTGAGAGTCAGAAGTGTACATAtgcactgtttgttttattgacgCTGTTTTATACACGACGCTCTTCTACAAACcactgtgaatgtttttggTCAACGTGGCGGTGAGTACTTGTAAAAGAATATAGTCGTTGTTTTCTATTCTGTTTCAAAGGATCTTGTGTCTGCGTTACTACAAAGATGTAAACAAGCTAAAATAGAAGTCTCTGTCAACAGAAAGAGCCCAAACCTTCATCATTCATCAAAGAATCCtgtttgaatgtgaatgtgaccACACACTTTGTTGTTCTTTCCCATGCAGACCATCTTGATTCAAAACATCTACCGCAATCCCCAGAACAGTGCACAGACGGCCGACGCTTCTCGCTGTAAGTAAGATGTTTGTCGACGCGCCCCCTTTCTGTTTCCTAAAAGTGGTGCATATCACATATAACAGATGTGAGGTACTGCTTCAGCCCTGTTCGCCTGAGTCTGACCCCATTACCTCCTTAGTATATCCAACACCATTAGAAAGCACTAACAACTGCTTCTGATGCTTCCTATCTGCTTTTCAACCTTGTGTAGCTGACTCACAATGATAGTTGGAGAGGAGCACTAAGGTGTGTACAGTAAACCCATTAAGCCCAGTTAGTAGAAGTGAAGCAGTACCTCTCATACAGGTAAGTGTGTTAATGGGCGGAAAGGCCTTAGaattgtgtgttttgctttggaCCCCATTCTCAAATCATGCATCTACTGAATCTGAAAGCATTGCATTTACTCTGCCATTGATAATAAATACTCTCTGAGGTGTAGTGTTATGCCAGAAATACATATCCCTGTAGATATGGTTAAAAGTTGATTCTTAGCACCCTTGCTTAGAGCAGAGGCTTGATTTAAAAGGACCGCTTTGTTAGATTTGATTATGAAATATGAGGGGCTGAGACTGGGCAGTTGGCTCCCAACCAGCTTTTAGTTTGGCTGGTGAAGGGAACCCAGTGCGGCCCACAGCTTAGAGTGCTTTTTTCACCTCTAAAGTAAAACTTTTGACCCACTTTCTGTGGATCACAACCTATTCAAGCAAAACTAAACCAATATTTTGTTCGAGTCTCTtacataaaatggaaattaaaaaaaaacaccaagagTAGATGAAAGGCAGTTAATATCTCAAAATGTGAaactttttgaaaatgattgACAAAAATCTGAAACTGAGGTGTGCAGCAATGAGCTCAACCTCCAATAAATAACAGAGTGGCCTTTTCTGAGAACTTTAACACAGTTTTATCCTTCATAAAATTAGCTGGAGGTCACAAGATATGATAAGCAAAGGTCGCAATTTACTGACAGATAAATTTCTAATCATTTTTTCTTCCCCAGCTCTTTATTTTGGTTGATTTATGTCACAGAAGTTTACGTTTTGTATTTCAGACCATTTCCCTCTTGAACATTTACCTTCATAACCTTCAAAACTCTGCCCAGTCTGCTGATGGTTTACACTGTAAGTTCTCCCTTCATCTGCAGGACCGTTAACTTACTATACTACACCTCCCCACATAAATTTGTCTCAGTGTAGGAACATGTCCTCTAAAGGCCGCATCATCAGATAGAGTAACTGGCCACATgctgttttgcatgttttcttgGCCTAACTCAAACTACAGTCAATGTCGTGCCACAATGTGCACAGCTTTGGTATCAGATTCATCATTCTGCTGATGCGAAAAAGATGTGATAGGCTTAAACAccatttttaaatgactgtttctgtgttCTTTGCTTTACACTTTAAACTTTCACAATGAGCACACGTTTTTGCTTTTGATTCATTAAAGCGGGTTCCTGCTAGTGCTGTTTTTAACTGTACTAGCCAGCTGAGTATTTAACCCAAAAAGACGTTCTGTGGCTTCCTGCGCACAATGTCCATTTGGTAACACAGTTTTGTAAAGAAGGTAAAACATCGAGAAATAATTTGAAAGTAAACCCCCCTTTAGCCAGGAGGAGACTAAATGGGTCAACTCTAGTTTTTACCATGCCTCTGTGAAATAGGTTGAAGTGG encodes:
- the LOC139223682 gene encoding B- and T-lymphocyte attenuator-like — encoded protein: MNGGFLTIPIMRPNHCWTCLHVFILAAQLLTLNADSEDSNCEIEIRIHRGTHYEASHGEELRIQCPVVFCNNQPPTVSWNKIGNTSVPVIISSHIKTEWITLNHSQGTASLVFQNVLRSDSGVYQCLSGGSVGHVIIVSVDDSRPSENTTVTQKTDTNSPTMAPEPTENVWMYVYTAAGIVAFVVIVIIISVASMQGCKGKPKKDIQTDNQYMAIPMVEQPLQDASLQSQPRGSPSELPSRRSTRRKRPPSQPNEMPLPRDNEHVYGKGHEDRERQGKTVEEEGSLVYAALNHQLPPRAAVRPRRPMEETSEYAAIRVKDPASLETLEDH